Proteins co-encoded in one Waddlia chondrophila WSU 86-1044 genomic window:
- a CDS encoding 1-acyl-sn-glycerol-3-phosphate acyltransferase, giving the protein MDFQQRLQEIRSDFAYPKILLDSLEAFYSSYAQAVSQNGVDVADCQEPLLTFLDLLEAQLKSPFIFEPFHKKIRKPKDLYRFGIDFIRPLVQLEKSKILGLDIVEEIETGMKRGENAILFANHQIEPDPQAISLLLEKTYPDLVDRMIFVAGHRVTTDPMAVPLSMGCNLLCIYSKNYIDHPPEEKPRKIAHNQHTMKTMRDLLTEGGQCIYVAPSGGRDRPNAAGVVEVAPFDHQSIEMFHFIAKQSKTPTRFYPLALNTYPLLPPPDEIKKSLGEKRLPNTTPIHLAFGKEILFEQLPISINLDKKAQRIERARCIRSLVDQLYQLIV; this is encoded by the coding sequence ATGGACTTCCAACAGCGGCTGCAGGAGATACGGAGCGATTTTGCATATCCAAAGATTCTATTGGATAGTTTAGAGGCATTTTATTCAAGCTATGCTCAAGCTGTTTCGCAAAACGGAGTAGATGTTGCCGATTGCCAAGAGCCGCTGCTCACCTTTCTAGATCTATTGGAAGCTCAGTTAAAATCCCCTTTTATTTTTGAGCCCTTTCACAAAAAAATCAGAAAACCGAAAGATCTTTACCGCTTTGGGATCGACTTTATCCGCCCCCTTGTGCAGCTGGAAAAATCCAAAATTCTTGGACTCGACATTGTCGAAGAGATCGAAACTGGCATGAAAAGAGGGGAGAATGCCATTCTGTTTGCCAATCACCAAATTGAACCCGATCCTCAAGCGATCAGCCTGCTTCTGGAGAAAACCTATCCCGATCTTGTCGACCGCATGATCTTTGTCGCAGGTCACAGAGTGACAACAGATCCGATGGCCGTTCCCTTGAGCATGGGATGCAATCTTCTTTGTATCTATTCGAAAAACTACATCGATCACCCCCCTGAAGAAAAGCCTCGAAAAATTGCCCACAACCAACATACCATGAAAACGATGCGCGATCTCCTTACAGAAGGCGGACAGTGCATTTATGTCGCACCCAGCGGAGGGCGTGACAGACCGAATGCCGCAGGAGTTGTCGAGGTTGCACCGTTCGACCACCAAAGCATTGAGATGTTCCACTTCATTGCTAAGCAGTCAAAAACTCCAACTCGATTCTATCCCCTGGCACTCAACACTTATCCCTTGCTTCCGCCACCGGATGAAATCAAGAAATCATTAGGAGAAAAGCGGCTACCAAACACTACCCCCATCCATCTTGCCTTTGGAAAAGAAATTCTCTTCGAACAATTGCCAATATCCATAAATTTAGATAAAAAAGCTCAAAGGATCGAACGCGCTCGCTGCATTCGGTCACTTGTCGATCAACTTTATCAATTAATTGTTTGA
- a CDS encoding Rne/Rng family ribonuclease, translating to MMQEILLNIESKEIRCALLKHGVLHDLIVERKKDRQLTGNIYKGKVKNILHNIQSAFIDINEGENGFIHISDIIENTKKFHEQFDLEFDLDYDISKINEKKADLNIDEVLKLDQPVLVQVIKEPMGTKGARLTSNISIAGRYLVLLPNSSHRGVSRRIEDRHTRERLKKLIRSFEMPQDMGLICRTASAHASPEMLIDEANDLLQNWEQIIEQFNSKEESGILFAESDLIKRALITAADKKIDRILIDDYNIYQKCKRHYSKYQHEHPLKIELYRDKVPMYERFNVEKEIDKSLRRKIWLNSGGYLFFDRTEAMYTIDVNSGRSSSSDSNVEETLVQINLEAAEEISRQLRLRNIGGLVICDFIDMRYRKNQRRVLDRLRDCMKEDSAKCTILSMSDFGLVEMTRQRSRGSLIQTVFTTCPYCAGSGLIKTHESVAIELERSLKKVVGLSQQFALKLTVHPELYRYLCIDDKEYLLALADKMNARLEIEQDDNLHINDFRFYSTTNGEEIET from the coding sequence ATTATGCAAGAAATCTTACTCAATATCGAGTCCAAAGAGATCCGCTGCGCATTACTGAAGCACGGAGTGCTTCACGACTTAATCGTTGAGCGAAAGAAAGACCGCCAGCTTACAGGCAATATTTACAAAGGCAAAGTCAAAAATATTCTCCATAATATCCAATCCGCTTTCATCGACATCAATGAAGGGGAAAACGGATTCATTCATATCTCAGACATCATCGAAAATACAAAAAAATTCCATGAGCAGTTCGATTTGGAATTCGACCTTGATTACGACATCTCTAAAATCAATGAGAAAAAGGCCGATTTGAATATCGACGAGGTTCTCAAACTGGATCAGCCTGTTCTCGTTCAAGTGATCAAAGAGCCGATGGGTACAAAAGGCGCCCGGCTGACATCAAATATCTCGATTGCGGGAAGATATCTTGTACTGCTTCCCAATTCATCGCATCGAGGAGTCTCAAGAAGGATTGAGGACAGGCATACGCGTGAGCGGCTGAAAAAGCTGATCCGTTCGTTTGAGATGCCTCAAGATATGGGATTGATCTGTAGGACGGCCAGTGCACACGCCTCTCCGGAAATGCTGATCGACGAAGCGAACGATCTGCTTCAGAACTGGGAGCAGATCATTGAGCAGTTTAACTCGAAAGAAGAATCGGGCATCTTATTTGCCGAATCTGATCTAATCAAACGCGCTCTCATTACAGCAGCCGATAAAAAAATCGACCGCATTCTGATTGACGATTACAACATCTATCAAAAATGCAAAAGGCACTATAGCAAATACCAGCATGAACATCCTTTAAAAATCGAACTTTACCGCGATAAAGTCCCGATGTATGAGCGATTTAATGTTGAAAAAGAGATCGACAAATCTTTGCGCAGAAAAATTTGGCTGAACAGCGGGGGCTACCTCTTTTTCGACCGCACTGAGGCCATGTACACGATCGATGTCAACTCAGGCCGCAGCTCCAGCAGCGACAGCAATGTAGAGGAAACCTTGGTGCAGATCAACCTTGAAGCTGCCGAAGAGATTTCAAGACAGCTTCGGTTAAGAAATATCGGAGGGCTTGTGATCTGCGATTTCATCGATATGCGCTACCGAAAAAATCAACGACGCGTCCTTGACCGGCTGCGCGACTGCATGAAAGAAGACTCGGCTAAATGCACCATTCTTAGTATGAGCGATTTTGGATTAGTAGAGATGACGCGGCAGCGCAGCCGCGGGTCGCTGATCCAAACGGTCTTTACCACCTGCCCTTACTGCGCAGGCAGCGGATTGATTAAAACGCACGAGAGTGTCGCAATTGAATTGGAAAGATCGCTCAAAAAAGTGGTCGGCCTGAGTCAGCAATTCGCTCTTAAGCTGACCGTCCATCCCGAGCTTTACCGATATCTCTGCATTGACGACAAAGAGTACCTGCTCGCTCTTGCAGATAAAATGAACGCGCGTTTAGAAATCGAACAGGACGACAACCTTCATATCAACGACTTTCGTTTCTACTCGACAACAAATGGCGAAGAGATCGAGACTTAA
- the proS gene encoding proline--tRNA ligase produces the protein MTQRREKTAITPTRQEDYPEWYQQVIKAADMAENSPVRGCMVIKPWGFGIWENIKSTLDQMIKETGHENVYFPLFIPLSFLEKEAAHVEGFAKECAVVTHHRLEEKDGKLIPTGELEEPLIVRPTSETIIGDSFSRWVESYRDLPLLINQWANVVRWEMRPRIFLRTSEFLWQEGHTVHATKQEAKEETLKMLEVYRVLAEEVLAIPVILGEKSAGERFPGAESTYTLEMMMQDRKALQGGTSHYLGQNFARAQGIQFSGKEGELEYAYTTSWGVTTRLIGGMIMCHGDDDGLRIPPRVAPKQIVIIPVIPKPELEEEVLAFAEKVKQQIISQMFYGKPISVHIDKRDRRGGEKNWEWVKKGVPVRIEIGPRDIESDSVMLARRDRGHKEKEKVSLETLGAIIPNLLNEIQKNYFEQAKAFREMHIQRGVETLEALREFFTPKNPDKPEIHGGFVLAKWSEDPESEKILDEMKLTIRCLPLSQSGTKGKCILTGKDAVKDVIIAKSY, from the coding sequence ATGACACAAAGACGAGAAAAAACAGCAATCACTCCGACTAGGCAAGAAGATTATCCTGAGTGGTACCAGCAGGTGATCAAGGCTGCAGATATGGCCGAAAACTCTCCGGTAAGAGGGTGCATGGTGATCAAGCCTTGGGGATTCGGGATTTGGGAAAACATTAAATCGACCTTAGATCAAATGATTAAAGAAACGGGGCATGAAAATGTCTATTTTCCACTGTTTATTCCGTTAAGCTTTTTGGAAAAAGAAGCAGCGCATGTCGAAGGGTTTGCCAAGGAATGCGCAGTTGTGACGCATCATCGTCTGGAAGAGAAGGATGGTAAGCTGATTCCAACAGGAGAGCTGGAAGAGCCATTGATCGTGCGTCCAACCTCCGAAACAATTATTGGTGATTCTTTTTCCCGCTGGGTAGAGTCGTACAGAGACCTTCCTCTTTTGATCAACCAGTGGGCGAATGTGGTCAGATGGGAGATGCGGCCTAGAATCTTCTTGAGAACGTCTGAGTTTTTGTGGCAGGAAGGGCACACCGTTCATGCAACTAAGCAGGAAGCAAAAGAGGAAACGTTGAAGATGCTGGAGGTTTACAGAGTCCTTGCCGAAGAGGTGCTCGCGATTCCTGTGATCTTGGGAGAAAAATCTGCTGGAGAAAGGTTTCCCGGTGCAGAGAGTACCTACACGCTTGAAATGATGATGCAGGATCGCAAGGCCCTCCAAGGAGGGACGTCGCATTATCTTGGTCAGAATTTCGCTAGAGCGCAAGGCATCCAGTTTTCCGGAAAGGAAGGAGAGTTAGAATATGCCTATACCACTTCATGGGGCGTTACCACTCGTCTGATTGGAGGGATGATTATGTGCCACGGAGATGATGACGGGCTTCGTATCCCGCCGCGAGTGGCTCCAAAACAGATTGTCATCATCCCTGTCATTCCAAAACCCGAATTGGAAGAAGAAGTGCTTGCTTTCGCTGAAAAAGTTAAACAGCAGATCATTTCTCAAATGTTTTATGGCAAACCAATCTCGGTTCACATTGATAAAAGGGATCGCAGAGGTGGCGAGAAAAATTGGGAATGGGTCAAGAAAGGTGTTCCGGTTAGGATTGAAATTGGGCCGCGCGATATCGAATCAGATTCTGTGATGCTCGCAAGACGAGATCGGGGACATAAGGAGAAAGAAAAAGTCTCTTTAGAGACATTGGGAGCAATCATTCCTAATCTTCTTAATGAAATCCAAAAGAACTATTTTGAACAGGCAAAGGCTTTCCGTGAAATGCACATCCAGAGAGGAGTTGAAACTTTAGAGGCGTTGCGGGAGTTTTTCACTCCGAAAAATCCTGATAAGCCGGAAATTCACGGGGGATTTGTGTTAGCCAAATGGAGCGAAGATCCTGAGTCGGAAAAAATTTTAGATGAGATGAAGTTGACGATCCGCTGTTTGCCTTTGAGTCAATCAGGGACAAAAGGAAAATGCATCTTGACGGGAAAAGATGCAGTCAAAGATGTAATTATTGCTAAATCTTATTAA
- a CDS encoding SAM-dependent methyltransferase, translated as MKQLEKDQLFSKSILWDLQLAVYREFGPSAWAEKGVPFYLTSNPLLARQFVSVIESYFFEMPASNPSEPIYVFDLGAGSGRLAFLILKDLIKLRDRVPFVYVMTDMVEENLKFWRQHPRLKPYFEKGVLDCASYKNDQKEPLKLQVSGKILDVVQNPMVLICTYFFDTIPQDLFRVKNGKLEEGRISISVPAGSTQSIDPDWINSLEESYSFQPVDNASKYYPNEAANQILCEYVKEMEGATFLFPSGSLLTLEYFQKLSKGKMLLLAADQGVCSKDQIMRWGIPHISRHSSFSIAVNYHALARYFELHDGLGFLPSLPDHRFALIAGILGEGVYNQACLAFYKEMDVLQPVEYWHLTGISDEQADELSLKQLLILVKMGNNDPLNMHCFFKQIRDKLSEADEETLDFLKSVVKKCVGNFYPVSPSEGDFVQNMGVLLFEAKDYESAAQVFAYAASIKGLDAQLMQNLALCKAKIHSHL; from the coding sequence ATGAAGCAGCTTGAAAAAGATCAGTTATTTTCCAAGTCCATTCTTTGGGATTTGCAATTGGCGGTTTACCGCGAGTTCGGCCCTTCAGCCTGGGCAGAAAAAGGGGTGCCTTTTTATTTGACGAGCAATCCTTTGCTTGCTCGTCAGTTCGTATCAGTAATTGAAAGTTATTTTTTTGAAATGCCGGCTTCCAATCCTTCAGAGCCGATCTATGTGTTTGATTTGGGAGCAGGCTCCGGGCGTTTGGCATTTCTCATACTGAAGGATTTGATTAAGCTTCGGGATCGGGTTCCGTTTGTGTATGTCATGACAGATATGGTGGAGGAAAATCTCAAGTTTTGGAGACAACATCCTCGCTTGAAGCCTTACTTTGAAAAAGGCGTTCTTGACTGTGCGTCGTACAAAAACGATCAGAAAGAACCTCTAAAGCTTCAAGTCAGCGGAAAAATCTTGGATGTTGTTCAAAATCCTATGGTATTAATCTGTACCTATTTTTTTGACACCATTCCACAGGATCTTTTCAGAGTCAAGAACGGCAAGTTGGAAGAGGGGCGCATATCGATTTCTGTTCCTGCTGGTTCTACGCAGTCGATCGATCCTGACTGGATTAACTCTTTAGAAGAGAGTTACTCGTTTCAACCGGTAGATAATGCAAGCAAGTATTATCCCAATGAGGCGGCGAACCAGATCTTGTGCGAATATGTTAAAGAGATGGAAGGGGCGACATTCCTTTTTCCATCGGGAAGTTTGCTTACGCTAGAGTATTTCCAGAAACTATCGAAAGGGAAAATGTTGCTGTTGGCTGCAGACCAGGGAGTCTGTTCCAAAGATCAGATCATGAGATGGGGAATCCCGCATATTTCTCGACATTCCAGTTTTTCCATAGCAGTTAATTATCATGCATTGGCAAGATATTTTGAGCTTCATGACGGTTTGGGATTTCTTCCTTCTTTACCCGACCACAGGTTTGCTTTGATTGCAGGAATCTTGGGAGAGGGGGTTTACAATCAGGCATGCTTGGCTTTCTATAAGGAAATGGATGTGTTGCAGCCGGTAGAGTATTGGCATTTGACGGGAATTTCGGATGAACAAGCAGATGAACTCAGTTTGAAGCAGCTGCTCATCCTTGTGAAAATGGGAAATAACGATCCCTTGAATATGCATTGTTTTTTTAAACAGATTCGCGACAAACTTTCAGAAGCTGATGAGGAAACACTCGATTTTTTGAAAAGCGTTGTTAAGAAATGCGTAGGGAACTTTTATCCGGTTTCCCCTTCAGAAGGTGATTTTGTGCAGAATATGGGAGTTCTTTTATTTGAAGCAAAGGACTACGAGAGTGCTGCGCAGGTGTTTGCTTACGCCGCTTCAATCAAAGGGCTGGATGCTCAGTTGATGCAAAACTTAGCTTTATGCAAAGCAAAGATTCATTCCCATTTGTAA
- a CDS encoding insulinase family protein translates to MRLKLLILMALIICTFHLHLSAAQYETIPEKGKLPILTAAFKDQKTAKIRLSNGLEAYLISNPDLNLSGAMMSVNAGSWEDPQEYPGLAHFLEHMLFMGTRAYPDESEYSRFISENGGQTNAFTSSNTTNYLFTIQNNAFKEAFKRFSSFFKEPLFNPSGVSRELKAIDQEYAKNLENDSIRQYYVLKALTDPKHPFHQFNIGNSKTLDKVSQSTLRKWYQDHYSAHLMRLIVYSSLPIDELKTFVADQLSDIPSHDKAPYVNNQPSFPKNLSGEVVYIDPIKETQKLTIFWELPPKFAHLIDSKPEELIAYILGYEGDKSLLANLKKDKLAESLSSGGMKAGDNLFILYVQIDLTNSGVVDVDKVMTRVFQTIEQMRREGIPPYIFEEVQTMQRLQYQYQSREDEFYTLLMHGYTIQDEKMETYPEKTKVIQIFDPEAVQEMLSYLTPEHALLFVMAPQRLTGVKPTLQEKWMGVSYAIKPVSPDLSRKWKHLEPHQEIAIPLHNPFIPTNLELVDTSLIQDTYQIPEVKILSDDSASKFYFAQDNYFGVPKISWSLLIKTPQVTQDDPLKAVFTDIYIKYVKDVLDKFSYPAKMAGLDYEIERKNNGIQVTLNGYSENGQFLWEEILQQMVTLNATPEKYKIYKESVSREYHNHAKASPLEQSIDILKSLMYEDYATNKEKASASGKASFKKFNEWLRQLYLNTYTEGMFYGNLSESQAREAMELTKKSFYNGVYPQSEQKLDKVIVLPETQGPFYLELHTKAQGNAALLMIENTRFSFKERAAQQILMTAIKQPFFEELRTKQQTGYIVDSFAQEIEKKLFNLFVVQSNSHDPQDLLYRFETFIENYLQEIGKAELTEEQFETIKQALLQNLEQPANNIKEMGKLLAELMVKHDGDFLWMDKRKKGMQSLTYSEMLQLSREMLGRQNKQRLAILLDGEIPDTQAFTYHRARNRCMIKKTSKYEASTLIHSD, encoded by the coding sequence ATGCGTTTGAAACTGTTAATTTTGATGGCTTTGATCATATGTACCTTCCACCTCCACCTATCCGCTGCGCAATACGAAACGATCCCCGAAAAGGGAAAACTTCCCATTCTCACAGCAGCCTTCAAAGACCAGAAAACAGCAAAGATCCGTTTAAGCAATGGGCTGGAAGCTTACTTAATTAGCAACCCTGATTTAAATTTATCGGGAGCAATGATGTCTGTCAATGCAGGCAGCTGGGAAGACCCGCAGGAATACCCAGGGCTGGCGCATTTTTTGGAACATATGCTCTTTATGGGAACACGCGCCTATCCCGACGAATCGGAATACAGCCGGTTTATCAGCGAAAACGGCGGTCAGACAAACGCGTTCACCTCCAGCAATACGACGAACTACCTATTCACAATTCAAAATAACGCATTTAAAGAAGCTTTCAAGAGATTTTCCTCATTTTTCAAAGAGCCTCTTTTCAATCCCTCTGGGGTCTCTCGGGAATTGAAGGCAATCGATCAGGAATACGCAAAAAATCTTGAAAACGATTCGATCCGCCAATATTACGTATTGAAAGCATTGACCGATCCCAAACATCCTTTTCATCAATTTAACATAGGAAACAGCAAGACACTGGATAAAGTGTCTCAGAGCACCTTGCGCAAATGGTATCAAGACCACTACAGTGCGCATCTCATGCGGTTGATTGTCTACTCTTCTCTTCCTATCGATGAATTGAAGACCTTTGTCGCAGATCAGTTAAGTGATATCCCCTCACACGACAAGGCTCCCTATGTCAACAATCAGCCAAGCTTTCCCAAAAATCTTTCGGGAGAAGTGGTCTACATCGATCCGATCAAAGAGACGCAAAAGTTAACGATTTTCTGGGAACTGCCCCCTAAATTTGCGCATTTAATCGACTCCAAGCCGGAAGAATTGATTGCGTATATCCTCGGATATGAAGGGGATAAAAGTTTGCTGGCTAATCTGAAAAAAGACAAACTAGCCGAATCTCTCTCTAGTGGAGGGATGAAAGCAGGAGACAATTTATTTATCCTGTATGTTCAAATCGATCTGACCAACAGCGGTGTGGTAGATGTCGATAAGGTCATGACCCGGGTATTTCAGACGATCGAACAAATGCGCAGGGAAGGGATTCCTCCCTACATCTTTGAGGAAGTACAAACCATGCAGCGGCTGCAATACCAGTACCAATCAAGAGAGGATGAATTTTATACCCTATTGATGCATGGATATACCATTCAGGATGAAAAGATGGAAACCTATCCTGAAAAAACCAAGGTGATCCAAATTTTCGACCCTGAAGCAGTGCAAGAAATGCTTTCTTACCTAACTCCCGAGCATGCGCTCCTTTTTGTGATGGCTCCTCAGCGGCTAACCGGGGTCAAACCCACACTCCAGGAGAAATGGATGGGTGTCAGCTACGCCATTAAACCTGTATCGCCTGATCTATCTAGAAAATGGAAACACCTTGAACCTCATCAAGAGATCGCCATTCCTTTGCACAATCCGTTCATCCCCACAAATCTTGAACTTGTCGACACTTCCTTGATTCAAGACACCTATCAAATCCCTGAAGTAAAAATCCTTTCGGACGACAGTGCTTCCAAGTTCTATTTTGCTCAAGACAATTATTTCGGCGTGCCTAAAATCAGCTGGTCCCTCCTGATCAAAACTCCTCAAGTCACACAGGACGACCCTTTGAAAGCGGTCTTTACCGACATCTACATTAAATACGTCAAAGACGTGTTGGACAAATTCAGCTACCCTGCTAAGATGGCTGGCCTTGACTACGAAATTGAAAGAAAAAATAATGGCATCCAAGTGACGCTAAACGGCTACAGTGAAAACGGGCAGTTCCTTTGGGAAGAGATCCTGCAGCAAATGGTGACGTTGAACGCGACACCGGAAAAATACAAAATCTACAAAGAATCGGTCTCGCGCGAGTATCACAACCACGCTAAAGCCAGTCCTCTGGAACAGTCGATCGATATTCTGAAATCGCTGATGTACGAAGATTATGCGACAAACAAAGAGAAAGCATCGGCATCTGGAAAAGCCTCGTTCAAGAAATTCAACGAGTGGCTCAGGCAGCTTTACCTCAACACTTATACAGAGGGAATGTTCTACGGAAACTTGAGTGAAAGCCAAGCACGGGAAGCGATGGAACTGACGAAAAAATCCTTCTACAATGGAGTCTATCCGCAATCAGAACAAAAACTAGATAAAGTTATCGTGCTTCCGGAAACGCAAGGCCCTTTTTATTTGGAACTGCACACGAAAGCTCAAGGCAACGCAGCGCTTCTCATGATCGAAAACACACGCTTCTCCTTCAAAGAAAGAGCGGCCCAGCAGATTTTAATGACAGCGATTAAACAGCCTTTCTTTGAAGAGTTGAGAACGAAGCAGCAAACAGGATACATAGTCGATAGCTTCGCCCAGGAAATCGAGAAAAAGCTGTTCAATTTATTTGTCGTGCAATCAAATTCGCATGATCCTCAAGACCTTCTCTATCGCTTTGAAACGTTTATTGAAAATTATCTGCAGGAAATAGGAAAAGCAGAATTGACAGAGGAGCAGTTTGAAACAATCAAACAAGCTCTTCTTCAAAACCTGGAACAGCCAGCGAACAACATCAAAGAGATGGGAAAACTGCTGGCAGAACTCATGGTGAAGCATGACGGGGATTTCCTATGGATGGATAAAAGAAAGAAGGGAATGCAATCCCTTACCTATTCTGAAATGCTGCAACTATCCAGGGAAATGCTTGGAAGGCAGAACAAGCAGCGGCTTGCCATCTTACTAGATGGAGAGATCCCCGATACACAGGCATTTACCTATCATCGGGCAAGAAATCGGTGCATGATTAAAAAGACGAGCAAATATGAAGCTAGTACTCTGATTCACTCAGACTGA
- a CDS encoding YceD family protein gives MSNEVDNYKIYVDQLRDGKIESVGCFFPPEMMDVQDDALAFDARIHVKGEAYVSDHALILHLDLHASAVIPCSICNASVDTPVVVKGIYHLVPLDEIKGHIFDIREVVRENILLNTPLFSECNEGNCSERQFLKKYLKSDEDLQQKPFEGQQPFKDLPFM, from the coding sequence ATGTCCAATGAAGTCGATAACTATAAGATTTATGTAGATCAGTTGAGGGATGGCAAGATCGAATCGGTCGGCTGCTTTTTTCCTCCTGAGATGATGGATGTGCAGGATGACGCGCTTGCCTTCGATGCCCGTATTCATGTCAAGGGCGAGGCTTACGTCAGCGATCATGCTCTGATTTTGCATCTTGATTTACATGCATCAGCTGTGATTCCCTGTTCGATTTGCAATGCTTCCGTCGATACACCTGTTGTTGTCAAGGGAATCTATCATCTTGTTCCTCTAGACGAGATCAAAGGGCATATCTTTGATATAAGAGAGGTTGTCAGAGAGAATATTCTTCTCAACACTCCTTTGTTTTCGGAGTGTAATGAGGGAAATTGCAGCGAAAGGCAGTTTCTTAAAAAATATTTAAAAAGTGACGAAGATTTACAACAAAAACCCTTTGAAGGGCAACAGCCATTCAAGGATTTACCATTTATGTAG
- a CDS encoding RasGEF domain-containing protein — protein MNDVRFSSESPLYTTVTEDSGVEQKKSKQQLKRIHSIRISRMSVSDIYDNSGKPNTLSLRSRCVKRSPSKVTPILRQDELDRIQYEDSIFADIDLSKEKRGLRFEPGNFYRVLTKCIQNPSRKIAVGSKGYPEAFATIGGEHSLESAVAVMRLLRRSIELEVTGIFTDHGKWVSMRTFLMKIQALMEADQKFKEIMDEENLSLLEKIIDRYPSEEDDSPRVNLRKLPLPDGAKRLKKEDRRVVYLLQRLYPYGKSSQKAVDPVRLLLVYPKYVSTTRLFELVHLLLNASDDQVPLIQKQRLLCFCCTWISRGYHLDGVNHAELHQIVKAGKLLKDPVSCDLADELSVLLMKIPVCLRRYSFKNGDPLSLELIDSLNKENIDKMTKLFVEDCFRISQGLALNVPLYEMLMDPSETTHQTKTIEYFEQLSRFIEMSILSPVQVEGVEKGRGKVYQRIEFWIKVASGLVDKGDFHSALAIVGSLNSTSISRLFCKKGENGETKASKLSKSGLKKWKNLDVLFSPLKGFCVMKYETLRRKKEKLPVVPYSGIFYTQYLHADDGNPELVRGQINLEKLELIAKLMHGFWEDLNRVRKNRKNTGFQTQLETDLKDQLERCEYDWDPWEVSKQLKPSDLK, from the coding sequence ATGAATGATGTACGATTTAGCAGTGAAAGTCCTCTTTATACAACTGTCACAGAGGATTCAGGCGTCGAGCAAAAAAAGTCGAAGCAGCAATTGAAGCGTATCCATTCTATAAGAATCTCACGGATGTCTGTGAGCGATATTTACGACAATAGTGGCAAGCCAAATACGTTAAGCCTCCGTTCTCGTTGTGTGAAGCGTTCTCCGTCCAAGGTGACCCCTATTCTCAGGCAAGATGAACTAGATCGGATCCAATATGAGGATTCTATATTTGCAGATATTGATCTATCCAAAGAAAAAAGAGGTTTGAGGTTTGAGCCGGGGAATTTTTATCGTGTTTTAACGAAATGCATCCAGAACCCTTCCAGAAAGATTGCGGTTGGATCCAAAGGATATCCGGAAGCTTTTGCTACAATTGGAGGGGAACATTCCTTGGAATCCGCTGTTGCTGTCATGCGGCTTCTGCGACGTTCGATCGAACTGGAAGTGACAGGAATATTCACAGATCACGGTAAATGGGTGTCCATGAGAACCTTTTTAATGAAGATTCAAGCATTAATGGAAGCAGATCAAAAGTTTAAGGAGATCATGGACGAGGAAAACCTGTCATTACTGGAAAAGATCATAGATCGATATCCTAGCGAGGAAGACGATTCTCCCCGTGTGAACTTAAGAAAACTTCCTCTTCCTGATGGAGCCAAAAGGCTTAAAAAAGAAGATAGAAGGGTCGTGTACCTTTTGCAAAGACTTTACCCGTACGGAAAGTCAAGCCAAAAGGCAGTAGATCCAGTTAGATTGCTGTTAGTGTATCCCAAATATGTTTCAACAACGAGATTGTTTGAATTGGTTCATCTTCTTCTTAATGCTTCTGATGATCAGGTTCCTCTCATTCAAAAGCAGCGATTGCTCTGTTTTTGCTGCACATGGATTTCGCGAGGGTATCATTTAGATGGGGTCAACCATGCTGAACTTCATCAGATAGTTAAAGCAGGCAAGCTACTGAAAGACCCTGTTTCCTGCGATCTTGCCGACGAGCTGTCGGTTCTTCTCATGAAAATCCCAGTGTGTCTCAGACGCTACTCGTTTAAGAATGGAGATCCTCTGTCACTTGAATTGATCGATTCCCTCAATAAGGAGAACATAGATAAAATGACGAAGTTGTTTGTCGAAGACTGCTTTCGTATTTCACAAGGGTTAGCCTTAAATGTTCCATTGTACGAAATGTTGATGGATCCTTCTGAAACAACTCATCAAACGAAAACGATCGAATATTTTGAACAACTCTCTCGATTTATCGAAATGTCTATTCTATCTCCAGTTCAAGTTGAAGGAGTTGAAAAGGGAAGAGGAAAGGTTTATCAGCGGATTGAATTTTGGATCAAAGTTGCTTCAGGCTTGGTTGATAAGGGAGATTTCCACTCAGCTTTAGCGATTGTTGGAAGCTTGAACAGCACGTCGATTTCTCGTCTGTTTTGCAAAAAGGGAGAAAATGGAGAGACTAAAGCTAGCAAATTGTCTAAAAGCGGGCTTAAAAAATGGAAAAATTTAGATGTATTATTTTCTCCTTTAAAAGGGTTCTGTGTGATGAAGTATGAAACTTTGCGACGGAAAAAGGAAAAGCTGCCTGTTGTCCCCTATTCGGGAATCTTCTATACTCAATATCTCCACGCAGATGACGGAAACCCGGAGCTGGTTCGAGGACAGATCAATTTGGAGAAGCTCGAATTGATTGCTAAATTGATGCACGGTTTCTGGGAAGATTTGAACAGGGTTAGGAAAAACAGGAAAAACACAGGCTTTCAAACTCAGTTAGAGACCGATCTTAAAGACCAGCTAGAACGTTGTGAATACGATTGGGATCCTTGGGAAGTTTCTAAACAATTGAAGCCATCCGACCTAAAATGA